A section of the Bacillota bacterium genome encodes:
- a CDS encoding DUF4340 domain-containing protein, producing the protein MIKPFKYAIIGLVVVGVLAGALITISHIHKKPDAKQQTETSESDKSILNLKKEDVDYISFHNSRGDFKVVVKSDESSYLDGMDVPSSSSALDTLISNATSITSTSEIGTNLADLSPYGLDKPDATFEVVTKKGDKHAFSLGIETPFKDGYYLLDKSTGKVHTINTSAERLAGVCYEEYVKTDLTQELTEDNYSKINLMRVTNGAEKYPVIELKTDNKKTAEKSNEDNQIETSQYVITQPAGSLEVNSDYVSLYMQPSLAHITAEKVVKIHPTATEKASLGLDKPYYALYYEIEGKGYGFKFSKPSENGEMNMMMDGIDVVYTVNKTNFTILDTTLMGVQSRVLYLEYIDKIGSLTVSDSTGTVTFQLSGSTQKDAKEPLKATLNGKDVDTDSFKSLYMNAMSLYIEGELTSEDKPLKDVATITFTYRDSTSPVVLQYKELDARRLAVSRDGNMRYYTLTKYIQQFLDNAHKLEKGEKVEFK; encoded by the coding sequence ATGATCAAACCGTTCAAATATGCAATTATAGGGCTTGTTGTTGTAGGAGTGCTGGCAGGTGCATTGATTACAATTTCGCATATTCACAAGAAACCTGACGCTAAACAGCAGACTGAAACTAGTGAAAGCGATAAATCAATATTAAACTTAAAAAAGGAAGACGTTGATTACATAAGCTTTCACAATTCAAGAGGCGATTTTAAGGTAGTTGTAAAATCTGACGAGAGCTCTTACCTTGATGGAATGGATGTTCCATCTTCATCGTCAGCACTTGATACGCTTATTTCAAATGCTACCTCTATTACATCAACAAGTGAAATCGGCACCAATTTAGCTGATCTTTCACCGTATGGACTTGATAAACCGGATGCTACTTTTGAGGTCGTTACTAAGAAGGGTGATAAGCATGCATTTTCGCTTGGAATTGAAACACCTTTCAAAGATGGGTATTATTTGCTAGATAAATCAACAGGGAAAGTTCATACGATAAATACTTCAGCTGAGCGTCTTGCGGGCGTTTGTTATGAAGAATATGTAAAAACAGATCTAACGCAAGAGCTTACTGAGGATAACTACTCCAAGATAAACCTTATGCGTGTAACCAACGGCGCTGAAAAGTATCCGGTGATTGAACTCAAAACGGATAACAAGAAAACTGCAGAAAAAAGCAATGAGGACAATCAAATAGAGACTTCTCAATATGTTATTACCCAACCTGCTGGTTCGCTTGAAGTTAATAGTGATTATGTTTCGCTTTATATGCAGCCGTCACTTGCTCACATTACAGCTGAAAAAGTTGTTAAGATTCACCCAACTGCCACTGAAAAGGCAAGCTTAGGACTGGATAAGCCATACTATGCTCTTTATTATGAGATTGAGGGAAAAGGATATGGCTTTAAATTCAGCAAACCATCTGAAAACGGCGAAATGAATATGATGATGGATGGCATCGACGTAGTATATACAGTAAATAAGACAAATTTTACGATTCTGGATACAACATTAATGGGTGTTCAAAGCAGGGTGCTATATCTTGAGTATATAGACAAGATTGGATCATTAACTGTAAGTGACAGCACCGGAACAGTGACCTTCCAATTATCCGGCTCAACACAGAAAGATGCTAAAGAGCCTTTAAAAGCTACTCTAAATGGTAAAGATGTAGATACTGATAGCTTTAAATCACTGTACATGAATGCTATGAGTCTTTATATCGAGGGCGAACTTACCAGCGAAGACAAACCTTTGAAAGATGTAGCAACTATTACATTTACTTATAGAGATTCTACATCGCCTGTTGTTCTACAGTATAAAGAGCTTGACGCACGCCGGCTTGCAGTATCGCGTGACGGGAATATGAGATATTATACTCTGACAAAATATATTCAGCAATTTTTAGACAATGCGCATAAGTTAGAAAAAGGTGAAAAGGTCGAATTTAAATAA